From a single Equus asinus isolate D_3611 breed Donkey chromosome 2, EquAss-T2T_v2, whole genome shotgun sequence genomic region:
- the LOC106840730 gene encoding LOW QUALITY PROTEIN: olfactory receptor 6J1-like (The sequence of the model RefSeq protein was modified relative to this genomic sequence to represent the inferred CDS: inserted 2 bases in 2 codons), with product MENQTAMVSEFILLGFPLSRRVEXLFLVLLLPTFLLTFLGSLLLISIVLSYSRLHTPMYFFLCNLSVLDILFTAVISPQVLANLVSEDKTISFAGCVTQCYFYFFLGTVEFLLLTVMLYDCYAAICYLLWYSIIMRPPVCIGTIVFSWVGGFLSVIFPTILISQLPFCDSNIINHFFRDGGSLLALACADTTAIELMDFILSSTDILCCIVLVVYSYTFVXLTIVCIPSPIGRKKGFNTCASHLTIVVISGGITVFIYVTPSQKEYLEINKVPSVLSSVVAPFLNPFIYTLRNDAALGVLRDVWVRVQEVLEKRMRTVLKSRLSSNKDHL from the exons ATGGAGAATCAGACTGCGATGGTGTCGGAGTTTATTTTGCTGGGATTTCCTCTCAGCAGGAGGGTGG TGCTGTTTCTGGTGCTGCTACTGCCCACATTCCTGCTGACGTTCCTGGGGAGCCTGCTCCTCATATCCATTGTGTTGTCCTACTCCCgcctccacacccccatgtacttcttcctgtgCAACCTCTCTGTCCTGGACATCCTCTTCACCGCAGTCATTTCTCCACAAGTGTTGGCCAACTTAGTATCTGAAGATAAAACCATCTCTTTTGCAGGATGTGTCACCCagtgttatttctatttctttctgggCACTGTAGAGTTTCTTCTGCTGACGGTCATGTTGTATGATTGCTATGCTGCCATCTGCTACCTTCTGTGGTACAGCATCATTATGAGACCTCCTGTCTGCATTGGGACCATTGTGTTCTCTTGGGTGGGAGGCTTCCTATCTGTGATCTTTCCAACCATCCTCATCTCCCAGCTGCCCTTCTGTGACTCCAACATCATTAACCACTTCTTTCGTGACGGTGGATCCTTGCTGGCCCTGGCCTGTGCAGACACCACTGCCATTGAGCTGATGGATTTTATACTTTCATCCACAGACATCCTCTGCTGTATAGTTCTTGTGGTCTATTCCTATACATTCG ATTTGACAATAGTGTGTATTCCTTCTCCAATTGGAAGGAAGAAGGGTTTTAACACTTGTGCTTCTCACCTGACTATTGTCGTGATTTCTGGTGGCATCACAGTGTTTATCTATGTGACTCCATCCCAGAAAGAATATCTCGAGATCAACAAGGTCCCTTCAGTACTGAGCAGTGTTGTGGCTCCATTCCTTAACCCTTTTATATATACTCTGAGGAATGACGCAGCATTGGGGGTCCTCAGGGATGTGTGGGTCAGGGTTCAAGAAGTTTTAGAAAAGAGGATGAGGACAGTGCTGAAGAGCAGATTGTCCTCTAACAAAGACCACTTATGA